In Triticum aestivum cultivar Chinese Spring chromosome 5B, IWGSC CS RefSeq v2.1, whole genome shotgun sequence, the following proteins share a genomic window:
- the LOC123117405 gene encoding uncharacterized protein produces the protein MKSSTLVAILVLQTVMVMGILSQAAAKDNFPKCCDNCNSWSGYQFCDDVGPRCRRGCANCQVVQTSPVKTIRCGDGRPVFDGRDTPTPCPPPCKKH, from the exons ATGAAGAGCAGCACGCTGGTGGCGATCCTAGTCCTCCAGACCGTCATGGTCATGGGAATCCTCTCACAGGCCGCCGCCAAAG ATAATTTCCCCAAGTGCTGCGACAACTGCAACTCCTGGTCGGGGTACCAGTTCTGTGACGACGTCGGCCCCAGGTGCCGCCGCGGCTGCGCCAACTGCCAGGTGGTGCAGACGAGCCCCGTGAAGACGATCCGGTGCGGAGATGGACGCCCCGTCTTCGACGGGCGCGACACGCCCACGCCCTGCCCGCCGCCGTGCAAAAAGCACTGA